In Candidatus Cloacimonadota bacterium, one DNA window encodes the following:
- a CDS encoding outer membrane lipoprotein carrier protein LolA, whose protein sequence is MKKMILILMAFACLIALQGQTASELYSKLQTTYKNLSSFQAVLQQSNYYPQLKKTVTYSGRIYFTQGRMLMKFTKPSEQYLKIENNRVELYDAASNTLFQSAVQAQFGRMNPVEILQFYWDKSAVTVTASGKNSASVKLVPKQDDLVSSLTATMNPSTGIVNKLGYTDKSGNTVNYSFSDIKQNASIPASVWQVSHPKNVQIIK, encoded by the coding sequence ATGAAAAAAATGATTTTGATTCTGATGGCATTTGCCTGCCTCATTGCCCTGCAGGGTCAAACTGCCTCCGAACTTTACAGCAAATTGCAGACTACATACAAAAATCTCAGCAGTTTTCAGGCGGTTCTGCAGCAAAGCAACTATTATCCCCAGCTAAAAAAAACCGTGACCTACAGCGGCAGGATATACTTCACGCAGGGGCGCATGCTGATGAAATTCACCAAGCCCAGCGAGCAATATTTGAAGATTGAAAATAACCGGGTCGAGCTTTATGACGCGGCTTCCAACACTTTGTTCCAAAGCGCTGTGCAGGCGCAGTTTGGCCGCATGAACCCGGTTGAAATCCTGCAGTTTTATTGGGATAAATCCGCGGTGACCGTCACTGCCAGCGGAAAAAATTCCGCTTCGGTGAAGCTGGTGCCAAAACAGGATGATCTTGTCTCTTCGCTAACCGCCACCATGAATCCATCAACCGGCATCGTTAACAAACTTGGCTACACGGATAAAAGTGGCAACACTGTGAACTACAGCTTTTCGGACATCAAGCAGAACGCTTCCATCCCCGCCTCGGTTTGGCAGGTTAGCCATCCCAAAAACGTGCAAATAATAAAATAA